Part of the Streptomyces sp. NBC_01353 genome, TCCTCGGTCGTGAACTCCTCGTAGAGTTCGTGCACTTCGCGTGCCCAGTCGTCGAAGAGCGGGGCGAGCTCGGCCAGCTTCTCGGGCCGGGGCTCGATCAGCACCCGGCGCTTGTCCGTCGGGTGCTTCACCCGGCGCACGAATCCCTTGCGCTCCAGGCGGTCGACCAGACCCGTCACGGAGGCGGGCGCGAGACCGGAGTGCTCGGCCAGCTCCTTGGCGGTGAGCGCGCCATGGCGCTGGAGGAGGTCCAGGGTCTTGGTCTCGGTGGGGCCGAGGTCCTGCTTGGCCGCGACCGCCGTGTGGAAGG contains:
- a CDS encoding MarR family transcriptional regulator; this encodes MSEQNRRAEVIAALTVAGRDSSAASVAFHTAVAAKQDLGPTETKTLDLLQRHGALTAKELAEHSGLAPASVTGLVDRLERKGFVRRVKHPTDKRRVLIEPRPEKLAELAPLFDDWAREVHELYEEFTTEELLTVTRFLTGATDRQRAATKRLTD